tttgacagttCCTAATGTGAAACTTGGTGAGCGCAGATGTGAAAGAATGAGCATAAATAAAGATGGGAGACGTGTCCACTTCCTCTTGCTGTACAAAGATGAAACCAGATGTCCCTGACATGGGTCCTGCCATCGTTCGCTGGTGGCCTCATTATGAACCAGAGTATGTCAGTCATGATGTCACAGCCGTGTTTTATTGCATCACGTAATTAATTAAAACCAAGCTAAGCAGAAAAATTAACACTTGAACAAACATCACCATGATAAGAACTACTGAAAATGTCCAATCACGCACAGGAGGCTGAGTTTGTGACCTGGACTGCAGCCAGACACCCGGCGTGATCGAGATGTTGTTGCTTCACTTTTGTGGATCTGTCATGTCGTCCATCTTTACACGCAGTCactgatgtgaaacaacattaaGAAACTTCAATTTAAGTCCCAAAGGAGCGTCGTAGGTCCAAAGGGTCGTTCAGTGCTCAGCAGTGTGTGGTTGGATTTATAGCTGCTTTCTTCATTAAACTAATCATTATTCTCTCTTTATATCTTCCTCTTCCAGCCAAGACATGGAAGATCCTCACCTTCTTGGTCGCCCTTCCTGGCGTTGGGGTTTGCATGTTGAACACGTTCCTGAAGGAGCACAGCCACGACCGTCCGGAGTTCGTTCCTTATAGTCACCTTCGCATTCGCAGCAAGGTCTGTCTTTACAGCACTTCCTTAATTCACGTTCCAGACTGACCCTCTGACGTGCCACATTCTGACTTATGTGTTGTTTCATGATTTCATTCTCACAGCGTTTCCCGTGGGGAGATGGCAACAAGAGCCTTTTCCACAACGCACATGTGAACGCCCTTCCTGATGGCTACGAGGGTCACGATGAGTAAACCCTCCTTCCAGACCTCACCACTGGCACCGGGACCAGTTCCCCCTCAGCGCCTGTTACTGGACCACACTTCCATTCTCAGTTTactctctgttttttgttgcgTTTACCTCTGTGCTCTCAGCATTGGGCACCCAAACCAACTGTTCATTTACTCTGGACCACAAAACAAAGCGTCCGCCTAAACTGAATTCATCTAAATAAAGTAACTATTATTACCTCAGTTCATCTCCTGTCTTCTGTGTGTCGACGTGATGAAGAGCTCAGgtggaaataagaaataatgatggctggattccatttagctgctgcagtttcagggtcctgcaTGCTGTCACGGCTTACGGGGATAACTGAGTTGAGTAGAGCAGAGCTGTCTTTAATGTTCATAGTCACACCTGTCTGCTGAGGGGAACGCCTTCCCACAACTTAACAGGTTCCCTCAGTGTGCGCAGTCAGGCTTTGATTTGTTAGCTGTTTAAAGACCTTTGGTCCTCCCACACCTGTGATTTCATTTCTGCCTGATTTGGCTCCTTCAGGACTGTCTCACGTCTCCCTCACTTGTGTGTCTTTCCCCTGTTAAGGTGAGACAGAATACACCTGATGCCATGTAATGTCCAGCCTTTAAATGTGTGAgtattaaatgtttttccatcatttcGTACACTGAATGTTGAGGTCTGAGtctgaaagaaggaaagaggtTGTTAAAGTAAAAAAGTGAATTCACCTGAGACAGGTTACCAGCAAACAAAGTGCCGCTGTGTTTGTGGAATGAGCACCtcaaagcacaggtgttactaatgacatcatcatggCCCTGCACAGGTGTGTACTCACCTGCTACTACTCAATAATTCAGTCATTATCTGCCTGAGGAGCAGGGGTTCATGTGATCCGGTCTGTCCCACGTGACTCGTCGTCGCGGACTCCGCCTCTTTCACGTGAACGCGCCTTAAGCCGAATTAGAAAATCCAGGGTTAACAAAGCTCGCTGATATCCAGCTTCATGACACCGGTTATCCTCTCCCGCTCCCCGTCGCGCGCACAGGTATCGATAATAAAGCGCGAGCCG
The DNA window shown above is from Chelmon rostratus isolate fCheRos1 chromosome 5, fCheRos1.pri, whole genome shotgun sequence and carries:
- the LOC121606741 gene encoding cytochrome c oxidase subunit 6A, mitochondrial, which translates into the protein MAALGRLSQALLKSSVTQSRRQLSAAAAGHGEQSAKTWKILTFLVALPGVGVCMLNTFLKEHSHDRPEFVPYSHLRIRSKRFPWGDGNKSLFHNAHVNALPDGYEGHDE